GGCCTGTGGGGGATAAGATTGGGCGTAAATACGTGATTTGGGGCTCTATCCTCGGCGTGGCGCCCTTTACCCTCATTTTGCCGTACGCCAGCCTCGAATGGACGGGAATTTTAACCGTGATTATTGGTTTCATCCTCGCCTCCGCGTTTTCCGCCATTCTGGTCTATGCCCAGGAGTTGCTGCCCGGCCGTATCGGTATGGTTTCCGGAC
This genomic stretch from Oceanidesulfovibrio indonesiensis harbors:
- a CDS encoding MFS transporter; the encoded protein is PVGDKIGRKYVIWGSILGVAPFTLILPYASLEWTGILTVIIGFILASAFSAILVYAQELLPGRIGMVSGLFFGFAFGMGGLGAAVLGMVADHTSIFLVYKICAFLPLLGMLTIFLPDNRHKA